The following is a genomic window from Methanoplanus sp. FWC-SCC4.
AAACTCTTATCAGATGCCAAAAGGGGCTGTAAAAGCCTGTTCATTGTCGGTGATCCAAAGCAGTCTATATATCTCTTCAGGGATGCGGATGTAACCCAGTTTCGCCGTTCCGGAGACAAAATAACTGAAGAGTTCGGGGGCATAACGGTTGCACTGGATATAAACTTCCGGAGCACAAATGAGGTTCTTTCTTTTGTAAATCTCTTATTTTCAAGACTTCTTGTTGAAACCAAAAGGCCCTGGGATTTTTCATATGAGCCAATATCGGTTTCCGACAAAAGAAAGGATGACAGGGGATCAGTTGAGCTGATTATCTGTCAGTCTGCAAAAAGAGCATCTGAAAGGGCGGTTTTAGAGGCAGAATCTGTCGCAAAAAGAATAAAGGCCGCCGTAACATCCGATCCTCTCTATGTATGGCATGAAAACCCGGATGACAAAAGTCCTCTAAAATGTCAGGCAGGATACGGGGATATCGCGGTTTTACTTGAGAGAAGGAAGAATCTCAAATATCTTGAGCATGCACTCTCACTCTATGACATTCCGTACCGTGTTCATGCCGGTTTTGGCCTTTACACCCGGCAGGAAATAACGGATGTCAGATCAGTCCTCTCCTTTTTAAAAAATCCGGCTGATGACATATCCCTCTACGCCCTCCTGAGATCGCCGTGGTTTGGCTTTTCGGATGCCAGGCTTTTTATGATATCAAAAGGGTCGGGAAAAAATCTATATTCAAAGCTGAAATTATCAGACGATGAGGATGCAAAGGAGGCCTTTTTAAAACTCTCCAAATGGGTTTTGTTTGCCGGCAGAAACACACCCTCTGAGATTTACAGGCATATCATAAATGACTCCTGTATACATGCCGTTTATGCAGGCATTTCAGAGGGAGAGCAGATGATTGCGAACATTGAAAAGCTTGGCGGAATTATTCGTGAAAGGGAGAAGGCAGGATTCTACTCCCTTGACAGGCTTGTAAACGATCTCAATACCGCCTGTGAATCAAACGAAGCGGAGGGAGAGGCTGAGCCTGAGACAGCAGGCGGGGATTCTGTTCTTATTATGACTGTCCACGCTTCAAAGGGGCTTGAGTTTCCGGTTGTATTTGCCCCCGGTCTTACCGATTCCGCACCTCCCGACAATGAGACAATTCTGGTTGACGACAGGCTCGGAGTCGGAATAAAGGTTCCTGATTTTGATACAGGCGATGATTTCATAAATTCGCCTCCGCTTTCACTTCAGAAATATATAAAGAGCCAGAAGCTCCGTGCCGAGTCAAAGAGGCTTTTTTATGTTGCGGCGACAAGGGCACGTGACCATCTGATTATGTCGGGCACACTTCCAAAAGAACTGCCTGCATCGGCTGAGTCCTGTAAAACGAGAATGGACTGGATTATGCACTATCTTTTTGCCGGCCTGAACAAAATCCCCGAAGACGGGATTTACAACGCAGGAGATGAGGGAAAGCCTGTAAATATCAGGGTTATTTCAGCAGAGAGTATGTCAGGTGTGCCACGGAGTCATCAGGGCAGGATTCTGGCAAAACCTGATACTGCCCTTTTGGATTCATGTAAAAAGAGTCCGGTTGAGAAAACCACCCCTTCTGTTTTGCCCCGGGGTGCTTTTTCAGCGACAGAGATTGAGGCTTATGTAAGATCGCCTGAAAGACACAGGAAGCTGTACATTGAGAGAAGGCCGGAAATTGGTCTTTTGCAATACCCTGATAAACCCGACGGCAGAGTTTTGGGGAAGATAAACCACGAGATCTTTTCAGGCAGGACTCCGGAGGAAGTTCTTTTAAAATACGGCGCTGAACCAGACGATGCCGGAAATTATCTTGATATATACAGGAAGTTTCTGGAAAATCCGTTCATGCAGGATGTCACTGAGACCTACTTTGAACTGCCCTTTTCGGTTTTAATCGGGGGATATACATTCAGCGGCTTTATTGACCGCCTTATTCGCAAAAATGACGGCTGGTATGTTATCGATTACAAGACTGGAAATAAGTCTGAGGATGATTCACATGAAATCCAGATGGCTGTGTACAAAAAAGCCGCATCTGAGATTGTAAAAAGTGATGTACAGACCCTGCTTTATTATACACAGACCGGAGAGTTTGAAACACCTGATTATGATTATGAAAAAACCCTTGATTCAATAAAATATGTCTGTGACAAAATTACCGGAGCAGAAATGGTATGAAGAACAGGTTTGAGCTTTGTGATATTCCCTTCAGCCTTGATGAAACACTCTCATGCGGGCAGGTTTTCCGGTGGAAGAAGGTAAATGACTTCTGGGAAGGAGTCTGCCATGGCAGATTCATTAAAGTTTTGCAGAACAAAAAATTCCTTGAATATTCCGGCTGTGATGAGGAATTTTTGAAGTATTACTTTCAGCTCGACCTTGATCTTGATCTTGTACTTGACTCCGTATGCACGGATGAACATATTGAAAAAGCAATAAACGAGAGGTACGGTTTAAGGCTTGTAAGGCAGGAGCCCTGGGAATGCCTTTTGTCCTACATCTGTGCACAGAATGCAAATATTGGCTTTATAAGCAGAATGCTTGAGAACATGTCTGCGATGTGCGGTGAAAAAATCGGGACGGATGAGGGTTCATATTCGTACCCCTCAGCTGAGTCACTCTCACAAAAATGCGTGACTGATATCGGGTGTTGTTCCACCGGATACCGTGCACCATATATCTGTGAAACTTCGTTTGCCGTTATGTCTGATCCAAAATGGTCAAAGAGAATTCAAAATCTCGGATATCCTGATGCAAGGAAGGAGATTATGAAATACAAGGGTGTCGGGCCTAAAGTGGCAGACTGCATTCTTCTTTTTGCTTTTCAAAAATTTGAGTCCTTCCCGGTTGATGTGTGGATCAGGAGGATAATGAACGGGTTTTACGGTATTGGAAATCCGGAAAAACCGATGTCTTCGTCCGAATATGCGTCCATATCGTCTTTTGCAAGGGACCATTTTGGAGAATATGCAGGATATGCTCAGGAATATTTATTTGCAGGGCGTAAATAGGATTTTTTTGCATCCGCAGATATGAATAAATACTCGGCGGCTATAATACCCCGTATCTGTTTTGGGGGGAATGGAAGAATGGCAACGGGGAAGACCGGTTTTATGGGATTTGAAAATCCCGTTTTATCAGGCATGGAGCTTACGGATATTCCGGGGGTTGGCAGAACAATTGCCGCAGATCTCAGGGAGGCAGGATATTCGTCTGTCAGTGATTTAAAGGGAGAGGTTCCCGAGGATATATTTTTCAAAATAAATTATCTGCATAGGGGAAATGTGCACCGCAGTTTTCTTTATGTCTTAAGGAGTGCGGTTTATTATGCAGACAATATTGAGAGCAGATGCCTTGATCCTGAACTTCTGCAATGGTGGAAATGGATGGACGGGTGATTAAAAGATGTTTTGTCTTTTTATCTGGTTTTAGTAAAAACTCTGTTTTTACTTTCACACTGCACGGACAGGGGTTATTATTCACAATTCCCAGATTAAAGTTTAAGTGTCTTTAATAATCATGAAATCTGCAACAGATGAACTGATAAGGATTCCCGGTGTAGGAAATTCAATAGCGGGTGATCTGATAAATCTCGGATTGTTTTCTGTTGAGGACCTCAAAGGGAAAAATCCTGAGGAGATGTATGCCAGGCTCTGTTTTTTAAAGGGGGGACGGGTTGACAGGTGCATGCTGTATGTATTCCGGTGTGCCGTTTACTTTGCAGAAAATGAGGAGAGTATAGACGAAGGCAATTATGATCCAAGACTTTTGTGCTGGTGGAAGTGGAAGGATTAAGGAATAGTGCAATGGCTGATTTTTTCCACCGGAAAGATATAAATTCAGATAAATGTCTATCTTAATTCCGTGAGGAGTGAAAAAATTTGGATAAAATGAATGATTTTATGGCAGCCGCAACTGATGAGGCAAAAAAAGGTTTTTTGGAAGGCGGTATTCCTATCGGTGCAGTGCTGGTAAGGGACGGGAGAATTATTGCAAGGGGGCACAATAAAAGGATTCAGGAAGATGATCCCGTTCTCCATGCCGAGATAGACTGCCTGAGAAATGCGGGAAGGATTGGCAGGTATTCCGATACCGTATTATATTCAACGCTGATGCCCTGCTACCTTTGTGCAGGTGCTGTTGTCCAGTTCAATATCCCGAAAGTTGTTGCCGGAGAATCGGAGAACTTTGTGGGAGCCAGGGATTTTTTAATAAGCCAGGGTGTTTGTGTCATTGATATGGACCTGCCGGAATTAAAGGATATGATGAGGGAATACATAGAGAAAAATCCTGAGATCTGGTATGAGGATATCGGGACACTTTGATGATTTCAGAATGTTAATCCCGTAATTTTGTTTAGAAAAGTTGCTGACAATAATATTTTTCAGCCGGCACTTTTGCAGGGAGTCCGGATATAAACATTTGTAAAACTGTTTTTTAAATCCTGAATTAGGGGTAAAAGAAAAAAAATATTATTTTTATGTTCCGATATCCCAGCTGTTCATGTATAATTTCTGCTCTTCTGTAAGGGCATCAATCGAAACATTGAGGGATTTTAATTTAAGGGATGCCACTGCGACATCGATCTCGTTTGGAACGTCGTAGACTCCGCCGGAAAGGGCAGAACCTTCGTTTTTGATATATTCAGAGCAAAGAGCCTGAAGACCGAATGAAAGATCCATAACCTCTATCGGGTGTCCCATTCCCTTTGGCACTGCGAGGTTTACAAGCCTTCCTTCCGCAAGGACGTTGATCCTCTTTCCATTAATGATATATGTGTCAATACCGTCACGCTGCTCAAAACCTTCCTTGTGGCTCTCAAGCCATTCGATGTCGATCTCAACATTGAAGTGGCCTGCGTTTGAAAGTATTGCACCGTTTTTGAGGTTTTTGAACTGTTTTTCCCCGATGATTGAGGTGTTTCCGGTTGTTGTGACAAAGATGTCTCCGATTTTTGCGGCTTCGTCCATTGTCATTACGTGGTAACCGTCCATGTGTGCCTCAAGTGCCCTTCTTGGATCGATCTCGGTAACAATTACTTTTGCACCAAGGCCGTGTGCCATCTTTGCAAGACCGCGTCCGCAGTATCCGTAGCCTGCGACAACGAACCACTTTCCTCCGATAAGGGAGTTTGTGGTGATCATAACAGCTGAGAGTGCACTCTCGCCTGTGCCGTGAATATTGTCAAAGTGGCGTTTCATCGGAGTGTCGTTTACAGCCAGCACCGGAAACTCAAGTTTCCCTTCCGCTGCCATTGAGCGAAGACGGTGGATTCCTGTTGTGGTCTCCTCACATCCTCCGACGATTGAGTCAAGAAGGTCACGTCTTTCTGTGTGAAGGCGGTGGATTAAATCCATTCCGTCATCTATTGTGACTGTGGGGTTTACGTCAAGGACTTTGTCAATTGCCTCATAGTAGTCCTCGACAGAGCAGGCACGCTTTGCGTAACAATGAACGCCTGAAACATCGTTTAAAGCCTCTGCAACATCGTCCTGTGTTGAAAGCGGGTTGCAGCCTGTTATATATACTTCAGCGCCCCCTGCTGCAAGTGTTTCGACGAGGACTGCTGTTTTTGCCTCAACGTGAAGTGCCATTGCGATTTTTGTGCCTGACAGAGGTTTGTCAGCCTCAAATCTTTTTCTGATTTCGCCAAGTACAGGCATGTACTGCCTTGCCCAGCTCATCTTGAGTGCGCCTGATTTCAAGATATCACCTAAATTAAAACTTCTAATTATATTGTATTCATAAGGTAATAGTTATTTACTGTGATAATACAAAATCTGAGGCAGGACTGGTGAACTGCTTTGAATAACCTTTTTCCAATCGGACTTGGCCTTAAAGAAGAGCTTTGCCGTTATGGGGAGTTTGTGGGGGTCAATTCGTTTGTCGATCCTGATACAGGCAAAATCTGGAGAAAGATGCCTGACGGGCGGCTGGATGAGATTACAAAGGATCCTGAAAAAGTGCTTCTGGCACTTGAACATTACGGGATGAATGTTGAAAAG
Proteins encoded in this region:
- a CDS encoding UvrD-helicase domain-containing protein, with product MLTDRQKEALRDDVSLCVTAGAGTGKTHVLVSRYIHLIENSGCRPSDILALTFTDKAASEMKERAEKEIFLKEGKFWDQIKEEMMWANISTFHSFCSGVLREFSLEAGLDPGYVILGESDSEEIIAGALKRIFHENPPVAVGKNVSDALDAFGLFYLEKYLRILYIRRRYATEFFRELSENPRKVVSVWQDVLLEEKTRIAKEFKGSGPLFSAAKSLLGLADAYAGEGDKATKYLFDVRDSLRMLFEDDPESVCTGLYGVANTKGGSARMGKKEIFGDDKNLLISSYSALKEYASGLPSEILKGEIGPDLPVTKRTLKILSCLGVVFGYMTEIIEREKRKRGGIDFTDMINLTDSLFKNHPDLVSRHFKGRYKFIMVDEFQDTDPVQADIVGKLLSDAKRGCKSLFIVGDPKQSIYLFRDADVTQFRRSGDKITEEFGGITVALDINFRSTNEVLSFVNLLFSRLLVETKRPWDFSYEPISVSDKRKDDRGSVELIICQSAKRASERAVLEAESVAKRIKAAVTSDPLYVWHENPDDKSPLKCQAGYGDIAVLLERRKNLKYLEHALSLYDIPYRVHAGFGLYTRQEITDVRSVLSFLKNPADDISLYALLRSPWFGFSDARLFMISKGSGKNLYSKLKLSDDEDAKEAFLKLSKWVLFAGRNTPSEIYRHIINDSCIHAVYAGISEGEQMIANIEKLGGIIREREKAGFYSLDRLVNDLNTACESNEAEGEAEPETAGGDSVLIMTVHASKGLEFPVVFAPGLTDSAPPDNETILVDDRLGVGIKVPDFDTGDDFINSPPLSLQKYIKSQKLRAESKRLFYVAATRARDHLIMSGTLPKELPASAESCKTRMDWIMHYLFAGLNKIPEDGIYNAGDEGKPVNIRVISAESMSGVPRSHQGRILAKPDTALLDSCKKSPVEKTTPSVLPRGAFSATEIEAYVRSPERHRKLYIERRPEIGLLQYPDKPDGRVLGKINHEIFSGRTPEEVLLKYGAEPDDAGNYLDIYRKFLENPFMQDVTETYFELPFSVLIGGYTFSGFIDRLIRKNDGWYVIDYKTGNKSEDDSHEIQMAVYKKAASEIVKSDVQTLLYYTQTGEFETPDYDYEKTLDSIKYVCDKITGAEMV
- a CDS encoding adenosylhomocysteinase; the protein is MKSGALKMSWARQYMPVLGEIRKRFEADKPLSGTKIAMALHVEAKTAVLVETLAAGGAEVYITGCNPLSTQDDVAEALNDVSGVHCYAKRACSVEDYYEAIDKVLDVNPTVTIDDGMDLIHRLHTERRDLLDSIVGGCEETTTGIHRLRSMAAEGKLEFPVLAVNDTPMKRHFDNIHGTGESALSAVMITTNSLIGGKWFVVAGYGYCGRGLAKMAHGLGAKVIVTEIDPRRALEAHMDGYHVMTMDEAAKIGDIFVTTTGNTSIIGEKQFKNLKNGAILSNAGHFNVEIDIEWLESHKEGFEQRDGIDTYIINGKRINVLAEGRLVNLAVPKGMGHPIEVMDLSFGLQALCSEYIKNEGSALSGGVYDVPNEIDVAVASLKLKSLNVSIDALTEEQKLYMNSWDIGT
- a CDS encoding nucleoside deaminase is translated as MNDFMAAATDEAKKGFLEGGIPIGAVLVRDGRIIARGHNKRIQEDDPVLHAEIDCLRNAGRIGRYSDTVLYSTLMPCYLCAGAVVQFNIPKVVAGESENFVGARDFLISQGVCVIDMDLPELKDMMREYIEKNPEIWYEDIGTL
- a CDS encoding DNA glycosylase; translation: MKNRFELCDIPFSLDETLSCGQVFRWKKVNDFWEGVCHGRFIKVLQNKKFLEYSGCDEEFLKYYFQLDLDLDLVLDSVCTDEHIEKAINERYGLRLVRQEPWECLLSYICAQNANIGFISRMLENMSAMCGEKIGTDEGSYSYPSAESLSQKCVTDIGCCSTGYRAPYICETSFAVMSDPKWSKRIQNLGYPDARKEIMKYKGVGPKVADCILLFAFQKFESFPVDVWIRRIMNGFYGIGNPEKPMSSSEYASISSFARDHFGEYAGYAQEYLFAGRK
- a CDS encoding helix-hairpin-helix domain-containing protein is translated as MKSATDELIRIPGVGNSIAGDLINLGLFSVEDLKGKNPEEMYARLCFLKGGRVDRCMLYVFRCAVYFAENEESIDEGNYDPRLLCWWKWKD
- a CDS encoding helix-hairpin-helix domain-containing protein is translated as MATGKTGFMGFENPVLSGMELTDIPGVGRTIAADLREAGYSSVSDLKGEVPEDIFFKINYLHRGNVHRSFLYVLRSAVYYADNIESRCLDPELLQWWKWMDG